Proteins from a genomic interval of Streptomyces sp. SID8374:
- a CDS encoding response regulator transcription factor, which yields MRLLLVEDDDHVAAALSAVLARHGFQVVHARNGEEALRALLPAEKEPFGVILLDLGLPDQDGYEVCGKIRKRTATPVIMVTARADVRSRIHGLNLGADDYVTKPYDTGELLARIHAVARRTTSGEDTAPTPVAALRLGTVEIELPTRRVSVDGTEVQLTRKEFDLLALLAQRPGVVFRREQIISEVWRTSWEGTGRTLEVHVASLRSKLRLPALIETVRGVGYRLVAPSA from the coding sequence ATGAGACTGCTGCTCGTCGAGGACGACGACCATGTCGCGGCGGCCCTGTCCGCCGTGCTCGCCCGGCACGGGTTCCAGGTCGTGCACGCCCGCAACGGCGAGGAGGCCCTGCGCGCGCTGCTCCCCGCGGAGAAGGAGCCCTTCGGGGTCATCCTCCTCGACCTCGGCCTGCCCGACCAGGACGGCTACGAGGTCTGCGGCAAGATCCGCAAGCGCACCGCCACCCCGGTGATCATGGTGACCGCCCGCGCCGACGTCCGCTCACGCATCCACGGACTCAACCTCGGCGCCGACGACTACGTCACCAAGCCCTACGACACCGGCGAGCTGCTCGCCCGTATCCACGCGGTCGCCCGGCGCACCACCAGCGGCGAGGACACCGCCCCGACCCCCGTGGCCGCCCTGCGCCTGGGGACCGTGGAGATAGAGCTGCCCACCCGGCGCGTCAGCGTCGACGGCACCGAAGTCCAGCTCACCCGCAAGGAGTTCGACCTCCTGGCCCTCCTCGCTCAGCGGCCCGGCGTGGTCTTCCGCCGCGAGCAGATCATCAGCGAGGTCTGGCGCACCAGCTGGGAGGGGACGGGGCGCACCCTGGAGGTGCACGTGGCCTCGCTCCGCTCCAAGCTGCGGCTGCCCGCCCTCATCGAGACCGTGCGGGGCGTCGGCTACCGGCTCGTCGCGCCGTCC
- a CDS encoding glutamate ABC transporter substrate-binding protein: protein MKLRKSAAVAAIAVLALTATACGGKEGSAGDKPGGTKPGSSEAPELPTYTVAKDVDLDSPVFKKAKQRGKLIIGAKADQPYLGFEDQSTKERSGFDIEIAKMIAADLGFTEKQIEWKTVDSGIRETAISKGQVDYFVGTYTINDERKKQVGFAGPYYKAGADLLVRKDDDSIKGKESVKGKKVCSIVGSTPLQEIKKPEYGANVVELAKYSDCVQQVLTKQVDALTTDDSILKGYAAANPGKLKVVGQPFTSEPYGVGLNKDDKVLRDAINNSLENHVKDGTYKKIYEATLGLSGSDYIEPPALERY, encoded by the coding sequence ATGAAGCTCCGCAAGTCGGCCGCCGTCGCGGCCATCGCCGTCCTCGCCCTGACCGCGACCGCGTGTGGTGGCAAGGAGGGTTCCGCCGGTGACAAACCGGGCGGCACCAAGCCCGGTTCCTCCGAGGCCCCCGAGCTGCCCACGTACACCGTCGCCAAGGACGTCGACCTGGACTCGCCGGTCTTCAAGAAGGCGAAGCAGCGCGGCAAGCTGATCATCGGCGCCAAGGCGGACCAGCCCTACCTCGGCTTCGAGGACCAGTCCACCAAGGAGCGCTCCGGCTTCGACATCGAGATCGCCAAGATGATCGCGGCGGACCTCGGCTTCACGGAGAAGCAGATCGAGTGGAAGACCGTCGACTCCGGCATCCGTGAGACGGCCATCTCCAAGGGCCAGGTCGACTACTTCGTCGGTACGTACACGATCAACGACGAGCGCAAGAAGCAGGTCGGCTTCGCCGGTCCGTACTACAAGGCGGGCGCCGACCTCCTGGTCCGCAAGGACGACGACTCGATCAAGGGCAAGGAGTCGGTGAAGGGCAAGAAGGTCTGCTCGATCGTCGGCTCCACGCCGCTCCAGGAGATCAAGAAGCCCGAGTACGGCGCGAACGTCGTCGAGTTGGCCAAGTACTCCGACTGCGTGCAGCAGGTGCTGACCAAGCAGGTCGACGCCCTCACCACGGACGACTCGATCCTCAAGGGTTACGCGGCCGCCAACCCCGGCAAGCTCAAGGTCGTCGGCCAGCCGTTCACCAGCGAGCCCTACGGCGTCGGCCTGAACAAGGACGACAAGGTCCTGCGCGACGCGATCAACAACTCGCTGGAGAACCACGTCAAGGACGGCACGTACAAGAAGATCTACGAGGCCACGCTGGGCCTGTCCGGTTCGGACTACATCGAGCCGCCGGCGCTCGAGCGCTACTGA
- a CDS encoding amino acid ABC transporter ATP-binding protein, producing MSGVSVTKAAEDAAPAGDDLVVLSDVNKHFGALHVLQDIDLTIARGEVVVVIGPSGSGKSTLCRTINRLETIDSGAISIDGKPLPQEGKELARLRADVGMVFQSFNLFAHKTVLENVVLGQTKVRKADKKAAEEKARTLLDRVGVGVQADKYPAQLSGGQQQRVAIARALAMDPKVMLFDEPTSALDPEMINEVLEVMQQLARDGMTMIVVTHEMGFARSAANRVVFMADGKIVEEATPEQFFSNPRSDRAKDFLSKILHH from the coding sequence ATGAGCGGAGTTTCAGTGACCAAGGCCGCCGAGGATGCCGCGCCCGCGGGCGACGACCTTGTCGTACTGAGCGACGTCAACAAGCACTTCGGCGCGCTGCATGTGCTCCAGGACATCGACCTGACCATCGCCCGTGGCGAGGTCGTGGTCGTCATCGGGCCCTCCGGGTCCGGGAAGTCCACGCTGTGCCGCACGATCAACCGCTTGGAGACGATCGATTCGGGTGCGATCTCGATCGACGGCAAGCCCCTGCCCCAGGAGGGCAAGGAGCTGGCGCGGCTGCGCGCAGACGTGGGCATGGTCTTCCAGTCGTTCAATCTCTTCGCGCACAAGACGGTGCTGGAGAACGTCGTGCTGGGCCAGACCAAGGTCCGCAAGGCGGACAAGAAGGCCGCGGAGGAGAAGGCCCGCACCCTTCTCGACCGCGTGGGCGTCGGCGTGCAGGCCGACAAGTACCCGGCACAGCTCTCCGGTGGCCAGCAGCAACGCGTCGCGATCGCGCGGGCGTTGGCGATGGACCCGAAGGTCATGCTCTTCGACGAGCCCACGTCGGCTCTCGACCCGGAGATGATCAACGAGGTCCTGGAAGTCATGCAGCAGCTGGCCCGGGACGGGATGACGATGATCGTCGTCACCCACGAGATGGGCTTCGCCCGCTCCGCCGCCAACCGCGTGGTGTTCATGGCGGACGGAAAGATCGTCGAAGAGGCCACGCCCGAGCAGTTCTTCAGCAACCCGCGCAGCGACCGGGCCAAGGACTTCCTGTCGAAGATCCTGCACCACTGA